The nucleotide sequence ATTGTATCACATTAGATCTGTTTGCGACTGTACCAAAAGTTGGGCGTCCTCGCACTAACCCTCTTAATAGAGAACAACAAATTCGAATCAATAAACGTAATCAGCTAAAACGAGATAAATCGTCGGGCTTAAAACGAGTTGAACTCAAATTGCATTCGGATTTAGTCAAACTTTTAGAGGAACAGGCAGCCGAACAAGGTGTTTCACGCGGGCAGTTGATTGAAATAATTCTAAATAATTATATCAAAAATAGGTAGTAGTAATGGCAGTTGTAGGTTTATTTTACGGTAGTGATACCGGCAATACAGAAAATATTTCTAAAATGATTCAGAAAAATTTAGGTGCTGAATTAATTGATATTCGTGATATTGCTAAAAGTACGAAAGAAGATATTGAG is from Mannheimia varigena and encodes:
- the ybfE gene encoding LexA regulated protein, producing MAKQDSDCITLDLFATVPKVGRPRTNPLNREQQIRINKRNQLKRDKSSGLKRVELKLHSDLVKLLEEQAAEQGVSRGQLIEIILNNYIKNR